The following coding sequences lie in one Cannabis sativa cultivar Pink pepper isolate KNU-18-1 chromosome 5, ASM2916894v1, whole genome shotgun sequence genomic window:
- the LOC115715588 gene encoding protein FATTY ACID EXPORT 5 — protein sequence MHDFCFTIPYGFIVVIGGVVGYLKKGSIASLGGGVGSGFLLILAGYLSLKAFEKRRNSYFALILETVCAAALTWVMGQRYLQTSKIMPAGVVAGISALMTAFYLFKIATGGNHIPAKAE from the exons ATGCACGATTTCTGCTTCACCATCCCTTATGGGTTCATCGTTGTGATTGGAGGCGTTGTTGGGTATCTCAAGAAGGGGAGCATAGCTTCTTTAGGTGGAGGTGTGGGCAGTGGATTTCTGCTCATTCTCGCTGGTTATCTTAGTCTCAAAGCCTTCGAGAAGAGGAGGAACTCATATTTTGCTTTGATTCTTGAGACGG TATGTGCAGCTGCACTAACATGGGTCATGGGACAGCGCTACTTGCAGACTTCTAAGATTATGCCAGCTGGGGTTGTTGCCGGTATTAG TGCTCTCATGACTGCATTTTATTTGTTCAAAATTGCTACTGGTGGCAACCATATTCCTGCCAAGGCCGAATGA